A part of Winslowiella toletana genomic DNA contains:
- a CDS encoding amidohydrolase family protein has protein sequence MQTPQQQSRRNFLTKSALVTAGSAMLASGISAAATTTPVTAACADSAASVKALNATHYRLINVRLEEGFEREGDTVIATRTGLYHLEIHHGKIIALQPASTASNSALPTFDAQGLLLLPATRDMHIHLDKTFYGGAWQAPRPRKGKTIMDMIAREQQLIPQLLPTSVARAEAIIALLQSRGTTVARSHCNIDPVSGLKSLEHLQLALEKHQQDFSCEIVAFPQHGLLHSKVDGLMREAMQMGVQFVGGLDPTNVDGAMENSLDAMFRIALDNDKGVDIHLHETTPAGVAAINYMIRTVKENPALKGKVTLSHGFALATLSGNELDTVIAGLAEQQFTVASTVPLGKLTMPLPQLSAQGVRVVTGTDSVIDHWSPFGSGSMLDKASLYAQLYGNSDEFGLTRSLAIATGDILPLNHQGQRQWPAVDDPAEMMLVEASCSAEAVARVSPVKATFHQGKLVSGSVKSV, from the coding sequence GTGCAAACCCCTCAACAACAGAGTCGCCGCAACTTTCTTACTAAAAGCGCACTGGTCACCGCTGGCAGCGCGATGCTGGCCAGTGGTATAAGCGCAGCAGCCACCACCACACCGGTTACAGCTGCATGCGCCGACAGCGCTGCCAGCGTAAAGGCGTTAAACGCCACGCATTACCGGTTGATTAATGTGCGTCTGGAGGAGGGCTTCGAACGCGAAGGCGACACGGTGATTGCCACGCGTACCGGACTGTATCACCTCGAAATTCATCACGGTAAAATCATCGCGCTGCAACCGGCGTCAACCGCCAGCAATTCCGCCCTGCCGACTTTTGACGCGCAGGGATTACTGCTGCTGCCCGCCACGCGCGATATGCATATTCATCTTGATAAGACCTTTTATGGCGGCGCCTGGCAGGCGCCGCGTCCGCGCAAAGGCAAAACCATTATGGATATGATTGCGCGTGAACAGCAGCTGATCCCGCAACTGCTGCCCACCTCGGTGGCGCGCGCCGAAGCGATTATCGCGCTGTTGCAGTCCCGCGGCACCACGGTCGCACGCAGTCACTGCAATATTGACCCGGTTAGTGGTCTGAAAAGTCTCGAACATCTGCAACTGGCGCTGGAAAAGCATCAGCAGGACTTTAGCTGTGAAATTGTCGCCTTCCCGCAGCACGGCTTGCTGCATTCAAAAGTGGATGGCCTGATGCGCGAAGCGATGCAGATGGGCGTGCAGTTTGTCGGTGGGCTGGATCCGACCAATGTCGATGGCGCAATGGAGAACTCCCTTGATGCGATGTTCCGCATTGCACTCGACAACGATAAAGGCGTTGATATTCATCTGCATGAAACCACACCGGCCGGGGTGGCGGCAATTAACTATATGATCCGGACGGTGAAAGAGAATCCGGCGCTCAAAGGCAAAGTCACCCTGAGCCACGGCTTTGCGCTGGCGACCTTAAGCGGTAATGAACTGGATACGGTGATTGCCGGTCTGGCTGAGCAGCAGTTTACGGTTGCCTCGACGGTGCCGCTGGGAAAACTGACCATGCCGTTGCCACAGCTTAGCGCGCAAGGCGTGCGGGTAGTGACCGGCACCGACAGCGTTATCGATCACTGGTCGCCGTTTGGCAGCGGCAGCATGCTGGATAAAGCCTCGCTGTATGCCCAGCTGTATGGTAATTCCGACGAATTTGGCCTGACCCGTTCGCTGGCGATTGCCACCGGCGATATCCTGCCACTGAATCATCAGGGCCAGCGGCAGTGGCCAGCCGTTGATGATCCGGCAGAAATGATGCTGGTCGAAGCCAGCTGCTCAGCGGAAGCTGTAGCACGGGTCTCACCGGTAAAAGCCACCTTCCATCAGGGAAAACTGGTATCTGGCAGCGTCAAATCCGTCTGA
- a CDS encoding LysR family transcriptional regulator, with amino-acid sequence MNRYPMFSPQQLLSFVAVCESGSFTRAAERVFLSQSTVSQQVRRLEEMLGKALLERSSHQVQLTEEGEKLLGYARRIIALNGEAHDALTDIWRDGVVRLGMPEDFAAPTTALLAEFSRSHPQLRLDVSSGLSNELRHAWQREELDIILIKQARGDKPKAARSEPLLWLDSAAWPTFEQTPVPLVLFPLNGLYRDELCQALDAIDRRWRISYSSASLAALVAASAAGLGVTLLPASCRLPQHRVLGVEHGLPPSDNFELALFYRDNASAAQLALAEKLRQFCQLS; translated from the coding sequence ATGAATCGCTATCCGATGTTCAGCCCGCAGCAATTACTGAGTTTTGTCGCCGTCTGTGAGAGCGGCAGTTTTACCCGCGCCGCCGAACGGGTATTTCTCTCACAGTCAACGGTCAGTCAGCAGGTACGCCGTCTGGAGGAGATGCTGGGCAAAGCGCTGCTGGAACGATCCTCCCATCAGGTGCAGCTGACGGAAGAAGGTGAAAAACTGCTGGGCTACGCCAGGCGCATTATTGCGCTGAATGGCGAAGCCCATGATGCGTTAACCGATATCTGGCGCGACGGCGTTGTCAGGCTGGGAATGCCGGAGGATTTTGCCGCACCCACCACCGCCCTGCTGGCGGAATTCAGCCGCAGCCATCCACAGCTGCGGCTCGATGTCTCCAGTGGCCTGAGCAATGAACTGCGCCACGCCTGGCAGCGCGAAGAGCTGGATATTATTCTGATAAAACAGGCCAGAGGCGATAAACCGAAGGCCGCACGCAGCGAGCCGCTGCTGTGGCTGGACAGCGCGGCCTGGCCCACCTTTGAACAGACCCCGGTGCCACTGGTGCTGTTTCCGCTTAATGGCTTATACCGCGATGAATTATGTCAGGCGCTGGATGCGATTGACCGCCGCTGGCGCATCAGTTACAGCAGCGCCAGCCTGGCGGCGCTGGTGGCCGCCAGTGCCGCAGGATTAGGGGTGACGCTGCTGCCCGCCAGCTGCCGCCTGCCGCAACACCGGGTACTGGGCGTGGAGCACGGATTGCCGCCAAGTGATAATTTTGAGCTGGCGCTGTTTTATCGTGATAACGCCTCTGCGGCACAGCTGGCGCTGGCGGAAAAACTGCGGCAATTCTGCCAGCTGAGTTAG
- a CDS encoding lipid kinase — translation MSRRALLLINRNARNGADSAALAIDALRRHDIAVIEPDAGLSLHDAVHACADRVDCVIVGGGDGSLNSVAGALIATGLPLGILPLGTANDLARTLNIPKDLTRAAAVIAAGERRPVDVGMVNDRPFFNVASIGFSAALAKSLTAESKKRWGVLGYAFAASKLFRQSRPFSVQIEHDGVCETVKTIQISVGNGRYYGGGMTVEQSAAPDDGQLDVYSLELDHWWEMLALAPWLRRGTHGKWRKVRAFPATALTITTRRPHDINADGEIVGKTPAHFSVRQHAVQVFAPITR, via the coding sequence ATGTCGCGTCGCGCATTGCTGTTAATTAATCGAAATGCCCGCAATGGCGCCGATTCCGCCGCGCTGGCGATTGATGCATTGCGCCGTCATGATATTGCGGTTATTGAACCCGATGCCGGATTATCGCTTCATGATGCGGTACATGCCTGCGCTGATCGGGTGGACTGCGTGATTGTCGGCGGGGGCGATGGTTCACTGAATAGCGTGGCCGGAGCGCTAATCGCCACCGGTTTGCCGCTGGGGATTTTGCCGCTTGGCACCGCCAACGATCTGGCGCGCACCCTGAATATCCCGAAAGATCTGACGCGGGCGGCGGCAGTGATTGCTGCCGGTGAACGGCGTCCTGTCGATGTCGGTATGGTCAATGACCGGCCTTTCTTCAACGTCGCCAGTATTGGTTTTTCCGCCGCGCTGGCGAAAAGCCTTACCGCTGAATCTAAAAAACGCTGGGGCGTGCTGGGCTATGCCTTTGCCGCCAGTAAACTGTTCCGGCAAAGCCGCCCGTTCAGCGTGCAGATTGAGCATGATGGCGTCTGCGAAACGGTGAAAACTATTCAGATTTCGGTTGGCAATGGCCGCTATTACGGCGGTGGTATGACTGTGGAGCAGAGTGCCGCGCCGGATGATGGTCAGCTGGATGTCTACAGCCTTGAACTGGATCACTGGTGGGAGATGCTGGCGCTGGCGCCCTGGCTGCGACGTGGCACCCATGGCAAATGGCGTAAGGTGCGGGCGTTTCCCGCTACCGCCTTAACCATTACCACCCGCCGTCCGCACGATATTAATGCCGACGGTGAGATTGTCGGCAAAACCCCGGCGCACTTCTCGGTTCGTCAGCATGCGGTACAGGTGTTTGCCCCGATAACGCGCTAA
- a CDS encoding AraC family transcriptional regulator, with the protein MKQAAQSWVQISRDSDTQIEAIRAHFTGHAYDPHWHDSYLVGVTEQGVQQFHSRRQKHQSRPGNVFLLEPGELHDGDAIDDRGFTYRMLYIDPALMQQQLGDLYSHLPQHFELNFAATLTQDTQLAHATFDAYQALQDNEPKMVKEAALQDLFAALTRHHHWQQARSASPADSLLAQQARDYLHSCFTENIGLSEMAAALGVDRFRLSREFQARYGLPPHAWLIQLRLTEARRLLASGIAPVAVAARLGFADQSHLGRWFKRAYQLTPAHYQRHCSTSL; encoded by the coding sequence ATGAAACAGGCAGCGCAGAGCTGGGTGCAAATCTCCCGTGACAGTGACACGCAGATTGAAGCGATACGCGCCCACTTTACCGGCCACGCCTACGATCCGCACTGGCATGACAGCTATCTGGTGGGGGTTACCGAACAGGGCGTACAGCAGTTTCACTCGCGGCGGCAGAAACATCAGAGTCGCCCGGGCAATGTATTTTTGCTGGAGCCCGGTGAACTGCACGATGGCGATGCCATTGATGACCGCGGCTTTACCTACCGCATGCTGTATATCGATCCGGCGCTGATGCAGCAACAGCTGGGCGATCTCTACAGCCATCTGCCGCAGCATTTCGAACTGAATTTCGCCGCCACGCTGACCCAGGATACACAACTGGCGCACGCCACTTTTGATGCTTATCAGGCATTGCAGGATAATGAGCCGAAAATGGTTAAAGAAGCGGCGCTGCAGGATCTGTTTGCCGCACTGACCCGTCATCATCACTGGCAGCAAGCCCGCAGCGCCTCCCCTGCCGACAGCCTGCTGGCGCAGCAGGCACGCGACTATCTGCACAGCTGCTTTACGGAAAATATTGGTCTGAGCGAGATGGCCGCCGCATTAGGCGTCGATCGTTTTCGTCTGTCGCGCGAATTTCAGGCCAGATATGGCCTGCCGCCGCACGCCTGGCTGATTCAGCTGCGCCTGACCGAGGCGCGTCGCCTGCTGGCCAGCGGCATCGCGCCGGTCGCGGTGGCGGCGCGGCTGGGCTTTGCCGATCAAAGCCACCTCGGACGCTGGTTTAAACGCGCTTATCAGTTAACCCCGGCACACTATCAGCGCCACTGCAGCACCAGCCTTTAG
- a CDS encoding MarR family winged helix-turn-helix transcriptional regulator, with translation MDSQHRNFSRLLHLTAHQWRLAIDRRLKDNGLGMSSWLAVATIASEAEPMTQKALAQVLGLEDASVVPLIDRLVRQQLVQRIQPAEDRRKRLLLVTDQGMELFRKVKIEADALRSELLADIDQQELVITERVLQQLLTATGAS, from the coding sequence TTGGATTCTCAGCATCGCAACTTCTCCCGTCTGCTTCATCTTACTGCCCATCAGTGGCGGCTGGCGATCGATCGAAGGTTAAAAGATAACGGCCTCGGTATGAGCAGCTGGCTGGCGGTGGCCACTATTGCCAGTGAAGCGGAACCGATGACGCAGAAGGCGCTGGCGCAGGTGCTGGGCCTCGAAGATGCCAGCGTGGTGCCGCTGATTGATCGGCTGGTCAGGCAACAGCTGGTGCAGCGCATCCAGCCCGCGGAAGATCGGCGTAAGCGCCTGCTGCTGGTGACGGATCAGGGCATGGAGCTGTTTCGCAAAGTGAAAATTGAGGCCGATGCCCTGCGCAGCGAGCTGCTGGCTGATATCGACCAGCAGGAACTGGTGATCACCGAACGAGTGTTGCAGCAGCTATTAACCGCAACCGGAGCAAGCTGA
- a CDS encoding MFS transporter, protein MLPGSPSTPLHPGHKRIAFGLIGLLISITGALSNALVTANLTNLQGTFGAYSNEIAWLPAVYVMGNISINLLLVKFRQQFGLRIFTEAFLVLYVLVAFFHLFANDLSSAIIVRAAHGMVGAALSSLGIYYQIQAWPAKHRLKALTIGICASQLAIPLARLFSTELLQLDEWRGLYLFELGLALIALGCVFLLKLPPGDRNKVFEKTDFLTFILLAPGMALICGVLSLGRIEWWLETPWLGICLALALVLIVAAVLVEHNRTNPLINTRWLGSGAIVRLGIVMIMMRIVLAEQNTGAIGFLQQIGLQNDQMRGLALVIIAGVIVGIIASALTIKPGHLSWPIVTSLLIMMIASLMDANSNPLTRADNMYLSQFLLGFSSAFFLAPAMLLGVGSVVTQPKNLVSFVVLFGMSQNLGGLIGSAILGTFQTWREKYHSSLLGDQLSLLDPNVTERLSQYSALYNSLLGDGILRNAEGVVQLQTVATLQANVLAYNDTYLLTAAMALCTLMWVLWRLTRLRYLNWRQAQRDAQAAQLTPAITDSGTEK, encoded by the coding sequence ATGCTGCCGGGTTCACCGTCAACGCCGCTGCATCCAGGGCATAAGCGCATCGCTTTTGGCCTGATTGGTCTGCTGATTTCGATTACCGGCGCACTGAGTAATGCGCTGGTCACTGCCAATCTGACCAATCTGCAGGGCACCTTTGGCGCTTACTCTAATGAGATCGCCTGGTTACCGGCGGTGTATGTGATGGGCAATATCTCCATTAACTTACTGCTGGTGAAGTTTCGTCAGCAGTTTGGCCTGCGCATTTTTACCGAAGCCTTTCTGGTGCTGTACGTGCTGGTGGCGTTCTTCCATCTGTTTGCCAACGATCTCAGCTCAGCGATTATCGTGCGCGCCGCGCACGGCATGGTCGGCGCCGCGCTCAGTTCGCTGGGGATCTACTATCAAATCCAGGCGTGGCCGGCGAAGCATCGGCTGAAAGCGCTGACCATCGGCATCTGCGCCTCGCAGCTGGCGATCCCGCTGGCGCGACTGTTCTCCACCGAATTACTGCAACTGGATGAGTGGCGCGGCCTCTATCTGTTTGAGCTGGGTCTGGCGCTGATTGCGCTGGGCTGCGTCTTTCTGCTGAAACTGCCGCCCGGCGACCGCAATAAAGTGTTTGAGAAAACTGATTTTCTCACCTTTATTTTGCTGGCGCCCGGTATGGCGCTGATTTGCGGCGTGCTGTCGCTGGGGCGGATTGAATGGTGGCTGGAAACGCCGTGGCTGGGGATCTGCCTGGCGCTGGCGCTGGTGCTGATCGTTGCTGCGGTACTGGTGGAACATAACCGCACCAATCCGCTGATCAATACCCGCTGGCTGGGGAGTGGGGCGATTGTGCGCCTCGGCATTGTGATGATTATGATGCGTATTGTGCTGGCGGAGCAGAATACAGGCGCTATCGGTTTTCTCCAGCAGATCGGCCTGCAGAATGACCAGATGCGCGGACTGGCGCTGGTAATTATCGCCGGGGTGATCGTCGGCATTATTGCCAGCGCGCTGACGATCAAACCGGGACATCTCAGCTGGCCGATTGTCACCTCGCTGCTGATTATGATGATTGCCTCGCTGATGGATGCGAATTCCAATCCGCTGACGCGCGCGGACAATATGTATCTCAGCCAGTTTCTGCTCGGCTTTAGCAGCGCTTTCTTCCTTGCGCCAGCGATGTTGCTGGGGGTCGGCAGCGTGGTGACGCAACCGAAAAACCTGGTGAGCTTTGTGGTGCTGTTTGGCATGAGCCAGAACCTCGGCGGCTTGATTGGCTCGGCGATCCTTGGCACTTTCCAGACATGGCGCGAAAAATATCACTCCAGCCTGCTGGGCGATCAGCTGTCGCTGCTGGATCCCAACGTCACCGAACGCCTTAGCCAGTACAGCGCGTTGTACAACAGTCTGCTCGGGGATGGCATCCTGCGCAATGCCGAGGGCGTGGTGCAGTTGCAGACGGTCGCCACCCTGCAGGCCAATGTACTGGCGTATAACGATACCTATTTACTGACCGCCGCGATGGCGCTCTGCACTCTGATGTGGGTGCTGTGGCGCTTAACTCGTCTGCGTTATCTCAACTGGCGCCAGGCGCAGCGTGACGCGCAGGCCGCACAACTTACCCCCGCCATAACTGATTCAGGCACGGAGAAATAA
- a CDS encoding HlyD family secretion protein: MSQQEHAQASERERNNKLRILSIAVGSGIAIVGVLVILYAWQLWPFTSSAQSTENAYVRGQITFISPQVSGYITAVDVLDFQPVHKGDVLMTIDDRIYQQRVHQAQAQLEMKKAALANNLQQRRSAEAVIARNQAALTNAKAQAVKSALDLKRVENLVADGSLSVRERDASRASHSQTDADVQQAKATLDVSHQDLQTVIVNRAAMEADVASAQAALELAQIDLDNTRIIAPRDGQLGQISVRQGAYVTAGTRLTSLVPEQMWVIANMKETQMARVRPGLPVTFSVDALDGERFSGEVEYISPAAGSEFSAIAADNATGNFVKIAQRIPVRIKITSENSAHLRPGMSVELTIDTAAADKEKP; this comes from the coding sequence ATGAGTCAACAGGAACACGCGCAAGCCTCTGAACGTGAGAGAAATAATAAGCTGCGCATTTTGTCGATTGCTGTCGGCAGTGGTATCGCCATTGTTGGTGTACTGGTGATTTTATACGCCTGGCAGTTATGGCCGTTTACCAGCAGCGCGCAGAGCACCGAAAATGCCTATGTACGCGGGCAGATCACCTTTATCAGCCCACAGGTCAGCGGCTATATCACGGCGGTGGATGTGCTGGATTTCCAGCCGGTGCATAAAGGCGATGTGCTGATGACCATTGATGACCGCATCTATCAGCAGCGCGTGCATCAGGCGCAGGCGCAGCTGGAGATGAAAAAAGCCGCGCTGGCGAATAATCTGCAACAGCGTCGCAGCGCCGAGGCGGTGATTGCGCGTAATCAGGCGGCGCTGACCAATGCTAAAGCGCAGGCGGTCAAAAGCGCTCTGGATCTGAAGCGGGTGGAAAATCTGGTGGCGGACGGTTCGCTGTCAGTGCGCGAGCGCGATGCTTCACGCGCCAGCCACAGCCAGACCGATGCCGATGTGCAGCAGGCGAAAGCCACCCTTGACGTTTCGCATCAGGATCTGCAGACGGTGATCGTTAATCGCGCCGCAATGGAAGCCGATGTCGCCAGTGCGCAGGCGGCGCTGGAACTGGCGCAAATCGATCTGGATAACACCCGGATTATCGCGCCGCGCGACGGTCAGCTGGGACAGATTTCGGTACGTCAGGGCGCGTATGTGACCGCCGGTACGCGTCTTACCTCGCTGGTGCCGGAGCAGATGTGGGTGATCGCCAATATGAAAGAGACGCAGATGGCGCGCGTCAGGCCGGGCCTGCCGGTAACCTTTAGCGTCGATGCGCTGGACGGTGAGCGCTTTAGCGGTGAAGTGGAGTATATCTCACCGGCGGCGGGTTCAGAGTTCAGCGCTATCGCCGCCGATAATGCCACCGGCAACTTTGTCAAAATCGCCCAGCGTATTCCGGTACGTATCAAAATCACCAGTGAAAACTCGGCGCATCTGCGGCCGGGGATGTCGGTGGAACTGACCATCGATACCGCTGCAGCTGATAAGGAGAAGCCGTAA
- a CDS encoding efflux transporter outer membrane subunit has translation MRWQPVLLALLIPLTLTACSTEVSKAPASLLIPPQWRNQVGPASPLEAHWWRAFGDPQMNSLVEQALRNNPDILTARSRVDQYRAQLRATQGDNFPTLDAGVNVSRARTLSSVTGQPIQSTTFQGVLQANYEVDIWGARSSSIGAAQYSLAAQQAAASAAELTVASSVASGYLTLCALDEQLRVTESTLATRENSLNLAKRQYETGYTSRLEWVQAASEYQTAKAQIPQLQHQISEQENALSILVGMNPREIARASGFNQIKPQPLPTVLPSELLQRRPDIVQAQRQLLAADKTLQSSQAQLLPSLNLTSTGTLQSSVLHQLVDNPFRLWSVGGSVLAPLLNREALTAQVDVSMAERNQALYNYEKVVRSAFSEVNNDVDAIQRTQQQLTELEKQQEIVSEALRIARNRYQNGYASYLDELDAQRTLFSTQLSVVQLKNSLLLAQIDLYRALGGGWNQQ, from the coding sequence ATGCGCTGGCAACCGGTGCTGCTGGCGTTGCTGATCCCGCTGACGCTGACGGCCTGCTCAACCGAAGTAAGCAAAGCGCCAGCGTCGCTGTTGATTCCGCCACAGTGGCGCAATCAGGTGGGGCCAGCTTCGCCGCTGGAGGCGCACTGGTGGCGCGCCTTTGGCGATCCGCAGATGAACAGCCTGGTGGAGCAGGCGCTGCGTAATAACCCGGATATTCTTACCGCGCGCTCGCGTGTCGATCAATATCGGGCGCAGCTGCGCGCGACGCAGGGGGATAATTTCCCGACGCTGGACGCCGGGGTCAACGTCAGCCGTGCGCGCACCCTTTCTTCGGTCACTGGTCAGCCGATTCAGAGCACCACTTTCCAGGGGGTGTTGCAGGCTAACTATGAGGTCGATATCTGGGGCGCACGCAGCAGCAGCATCGGTGCGGCGCAGTACTCGCTGGCGGCCCAGCAGGCGGCGGCTTCGGCGGCGGAGCTGACGGTGGCCAGTTCGGTCGCTTCCGGTTACCTGACGCTCTGTGCGCTGGATGAGCAGCTGCGCGTCACCGAATCGACGCTGGCCACGCGTGAAAACTCATTGAATCTGGCAAAGCGCCAGTATGAGACCGGTTATACCTCGCGGCTGGAGTGGGTGCAGGCGGCATCGGAATATCAGACCGCGAAAGCGCAGATCCCGCAGCTGCAGCATCAAATCAGCGAGCAGGAGAATGCGCTGAGTATTCTGGTGGGGATGAATCCGCGGGAGATTGCGCGGGCGTCGGGCTTTAACCAGATTAAGCCGCAGCCATTGCCGACGGTATTGCCATCGGAACTGTTACAGCGGCGGCCGGATATCGTGCAGGCTCAGCGCCAGCTGCTGGCCGCCGATAAGACACTGCAATCGTCGCAGGCTCAGCTGCTGCCATCACTGAATCTGACCTCCACCGGTACGCTGCAAAGCTCGGTGCTGCATCAGCTGGTGGATAATCCGTTCCGCTTGTGGAGCGTCGGTGGCAGTGTACTGGCGCCGCTGCTGAACCGCGAAGCCCTGACGGCGCAGGTGGATGTGTCGATGGCTGAGCGCAACCAGGCGTTGTATAACTACGAAAAAGTGGTGCGCAGCGCATTCAGTGAAGTGAACAATGATGTCGACGCTATTCAGCGTACGCAGCAGCAGCTGACGGAGCTGGAGAAGCAGCAGGAGATTGTCAGCGAAGCGCTGCGCATTGCGCGTAATCGTTATCAGAATGGTTATGCTTCCTATCTTGATGAGCTGGATGCGCAGCGCACGCTGTTCAGTACCCAGCTGAGTGTGGTGCAGCTGAAAAACAGCCTGTTGCTGGCGCAGATTGATCTTTATCGCGCGCTGGGCGGTGGCTGGAATCAGCAGTAA
- a CDS encoding MFS transporter, whose amino-acid sequence MINRAQEKPIGLKNMLAYGGGDVFGGGSFAVLGLWLMFFYTTYGGLSPAEAGAVIAVARLLDAFFDPLMGYVTDNFYRTRLGQRFGRRGFFFLLGAPLVFISYVVMWISDMGFGYYLATYILFYAAYTLVIVPYETLAAEMTHDFRVRSKLTGVRMFFSMGAGILAAWLPGAIIALLGEDSSASFLYMGIIFATLFAIVIVCLYLWTWERPIVLERKPQPVAFKRDMAALFRSLLSTFKVRTFRQHVGMYLGAYVALDVLGAVLAYYIIFVLGHSTVDAANGMTFMSVVQFFCIAAWIPLSIRIGNGAAYKLAQFFMLASVALFISIYAFELPSALWLVWLAALIMGMGRSGTQYVCWNIYSFIPDVDEMLTGERREGIFAGVMTFVRKAVQAVALFIVGMVLQAYGFAGKGAAVQPPEAVHGIALVFAVGAVVFLSIGVFSSLKFSLNRHNHALLIGEIQRRKQGGGAAAVTPEAQAVAEKLTGWPYQQLWGNNDIMRTINPMRRTPDIQREIKHDANSL is encoded by the coding sequence ATGATTAATCGTGCGCAGGAAAAGCCCATCGGGCTGAAAAATATGTTGGCGTATGGCGGCGGGGACGTATTCGGTGGCGGCAGTTTTGCCGTTCTCGGTCTCTGGTTAATGTTCTTTTATACCACTTACGGCGGCTTAAGCCCTGCCGAAGCGGGCGCGGTCATCGCCGTTGCCCGTCTGCTGGATGCGTTTTTCGATCCACTGATGGGCTACGTTACCGATAATTTCTATCGTACCCGACTCGGTCAGCGCTTTGGCCGTCGCGGCTTCTTCTTTTTGCTCGGCGCCCCACTGGTGTTTATCAGCTATGTGGTGATGTGGATCAGCGATATGGGCTTCGGCTATTACCTCGCCACCTATATCCTGTTTTATGCTGCCTATACGTTGGTGATCGTCCCCTACGAAACGCTGGCGGCGGAAATGACCCATGATTTCCGCGTGCGTTCAAAGCTTACCGGTGTGCGGATGTTCTTCTCAATGGGCGCCGGGATCCTTGCCGCCTGGCTGCCGGGGGCGATTATTGCACTGCTGGGTGAGGACTCTTCAGCCTCCTTCCTGTATATGGGCATTATCTTTGCCACGCTGTTCGCCATTGTGATTGTCTGCCTCTATCTCTGGACCTGGGAACGGCCGATCGTGCTGGAACGCAAGCCGCAGCCGGTGGCGTTTAAACGCGATATGGCGGCGCTGTTCCGCTCACTGTTATCGACCTTTAAAGTGCGTACCTTCCGTCAGCATGTCGGCATGTATCTCGGCGCCTATGTGGCGCTTGATGTGCTGGGCGCGGTGCTGGCGTATTACATTATTTTTGTGCTGGGCCACAGCACTGTTGATGCCGCCAATGGCATGACTTTTATGTCGGTGGTGCAGTTCTTCTGTATTGCCGCATGGATCCCGCTCTCGATCCGCATTGGCAACGGGGCGGCGTACAAACTGGCCCAGTTCTTTATGCTGGCGAGTGTGGCGCTGTTTATTAGTATCTATGCCTTTGAACTGCCATCTGCGCTGTGGCTGGTGTGGCTGGCGGCACTGATTATGGGCATGGGGCGCTCTGGCACGCAGTATGTCTGCTGGAATATCTACAGCTTTATACCTGACGTTGATGAAATGCTGACCGGCGAACGGCGTGAAGGGATCTTTGCCGGGGTGATGACCTTTGTGCGCAAGGCGGTACAGGCGGTGGCGTTGTTTATCGTCGGTATGGTGTTGCAGGCTTATGGCTTTGCCGGAAAAGGGGCGGCGGTACAGCCTCCCGAAGCGGTACATGGCATCGCGCTGGTGTTTGCTGTCGGCGCGGTGGTTTTCCTCAGTATCGGCGTGTTCAGCTCACTGAAATTCAGCCTCAATCGTCATAATCATGCGCTGTTAATTGGCGAGATCCAGCGCCGTAAACAGGGCGGCGGCGCGGCGGCAGTTACGCCGGAAGCGCAGGCGGTGGCGGAGAAACTGACTGGCTGGCCTTATCAGCAGCTGTGGGGAAATAACGATATTATGCGCACCATCAACCCGATGCGACGCACACCTGACATTCAACGGGAGATCAAACATGACGCGAATAGCCTTTGA